A single genomic interval of Spirosoma linguale DSM 74 harbors:
- a CDS encoding hypothetical protein (KEGG: dal:Dalk_0145 hypothetical protein), giving the protein MKLSLNQLLIFLSCSIGQAIAQSQIITPDNQVVSFQSANGTTNLFIGQSTSAVIGGTFNTFMGSQAGQGNTTGSYNTYFGYKAGFPNTSGSHNTFVGYEAGKLNIDGDDNVFIGYNAGQHNQRGRRNLIIGPNAGFDFTDGEDNTFLGANAIGAGASLSNATAIGANARVLSSNAMVLGNNVNVGIGTSTPQNRLELTAGIDGRSGLRLTNLTADSPTSGAATTKFLTVNNQGDVTLSGHLSALAMQVKPVSERQWADYVFAPDYRLRSLPETEKYIQQYNHLPDVPSAGELVKDGIDLTTLLAILVKKNEELTLHVIEQQKRIERLEAQQRKRVKTK; this is encoded by the coding sequence ATGAAACTATCTCTAAACCAGCTATTAATCTTTCTGAGTTGCTCTATCGGACAGGCCATTGCACAAAGTCAAATAATAACTCCTGATAATCAAGTTGTTAGCTTTCAGTCGGCCAATGGTACCACTAATCTGTTTATTGGTCAGAGTACCAGTGCTGTAATAGGTGGGACGTTTAATACCTTTATGGGAAGCCAGGCTGGCCAGGGTAATACAACGGGTTCTTACAATACATACTTCGGTTACAAAGCGGGCTTTCCCAACACCTCAGGTAGTCATAATACATTTGTTGGTTATGAAGCCGGGAAGCTGAATATTGACGGGGACGATAATGTTTTTATCGGGTATAATGCCGGTCAGCACAATCAGCGTGGTCGTCGTAATTTAATTATTGGGCCTAACGCGGGCTTTGATTTTACCGATGGTGAAGACAATACCTTTCTAGGAGCTAATGCCATAGGGGCGGGGGCTAGCTTATCCAATGCAACAGCCATTGGTGCCAATGCTCGTGTGTTGAGTAGCAATGCCATGGTACTCGGAAATAACGTAAATGTTGGTATTGGGACCTCGACTCCTCAAAATCGGCTTGAGTTGACGGCAGGTATAGATGGGCGAAGCGGTTTACGCTTAACCAACCTTACGGCCGACTCGCCCACCTCAGGTGCCGCAACCACTAAGTTTCTGACAGTAAATAATCAGGGTGATGTGACCTTATCAGGCCATCTGTCGGCGTTGGCCATGCAAGTCAAGCCAGTGTCAGAGCGTCAGTGGGCCGATTATGTGTTTGCGCCAGATTACCGGCTTCGGTCATTACCTGAGACGGAGAAGTATATTCAACAGTACAACCATTTGCCAGACGTACCGAGCGCCGGTGAACTGGTCAAAGACGGGATTGACCTGACAACCCTTCTGGCTATTCTAGTGAAAAAGAATGAAGAGCTAACACTCCATGTTATTGAGCAGCAAAAGCGAATAGAGCGTCTGGAGGCCCAACAGCGAAAGAGGGTAAAAACTAAGTAA
- a CDS encoding glycosyl transferase, WecB/TagA/CpsF family (TIGRFAM: glycosyl transferase, WecB/TagA/CpsF family~PFAM: glycosyl transferase WecB/TagA/CpsF~KEGG: mno:Mnod_5611 glycosyl transferase, WecB/TagA/CpsF family) produces the protein MFKTIHQVPVLPPATGQHDELKQSPERKVAISLGLTSLSYNAFIQTVISAARQRKSAYGCFANVHMVVEAVKDANFANAVNSSTWVTPDGVPLLWTLRAFYGLRQDRITGLDVLPALLEEAARNQLSVYFYGSTPSILEQCRVFCAERHPTLTIAGMYSPPFRALSREEEEQAIANINASGASIVFVSLGCPKQEKWMAAVSQQISAVLLGIGGALPVLVGAQKRAPRWMQRSGLEWFYRLVQEPRRLISRYVTTNSLFVYYFLKGFYYHRVRHQV, from the coding sequence ATGTTTAAGACGATACATCAGGTGCCGGTACTGCCACCTGCTACAGGCCAGCACGATGAACTCAAGCAATCACCAGAGCGTAAGGTTGCCATTAGTTTAGGATTAACTAGTCTTTCATACAACGCCTTTATTCAAACGGTGATTAGCGCGGCCCGTCAGCGTAAATCTGCGTATGGCTGCTTTGCTAATGTCCATATGGTGGTAGAGGCCGTTAAAGATGCCAATTTTGCTAATGCGGTTAATAGTAGTACCTGGGTGACTCCAGATGGCGTACCGCTGCTTTGGACACTTCGGGCTTTCTATGGGCTTCGGCAGGACCGTATAACGGGTCTTGATGTATTGCCTGCATTACTTGAAGAAGCTGCCCGCAATCAACTCTCCGTTTATTTCTACGGGTCTACTCCGTCAATTTTAGAACAATGTCGCGTTTTCTGCGCCGAGCGTCACCCAACACTGACTATAGCTGGCATGTATTCCCCTCCGTTTCGAGCCCTATCTCGCGAAGAGGAGGAGCAAGCGATAGCTAACATAAATGCATCGGGTGCTTCTATTGTATTTGTCTCGCTGGGTTGTCCCAAACAGGAAAAATGGATGGCGGCTGTCTCGCAGCAGATATCAGCAGTGCTACTGGGTATTGGCGGAGCCTTACCCGTATTGGTTGGGGCTCAGAAACGAGCCCCCAGGTGGATGCAGCGCAGCGGATTGGAATGGTTTTATCGGCTGGTTCAGGAGCCGCGCCGGTTAATTAGTCGGTATGTGACAACAAATAGTTTGTTTGTGTACTATTTTTTAAAAGGCTTCTATTATCACCGTGTACGGCATCAAGTTTGA
- a CDS encoding hypothetical protein (KEGG: gbm:Gbem_2567 glycosyltransferase), whose amino-acid sequence MPAPVVLFAFKRPHELKQTIAALCANRLASETDLYVFVDGPRRIDEVAKVKAVRTVVDSITGFRSVQRVYSETNNGCANSIISGVTDVLTHHPAVIVLEDDIVTTPNFLEFMNQSLAQYADSTDVFSVGGYTFPFKRPAGYTADGYLFQRTCAWGWAIWADRWQQVDWELADFEKFMGNSTARKQFNAGGSDRVRMLSRAKNRAIDAWDIRLCYTEFKVGGYTIYPTVSKTVNIGVDSPDSTTEIVYDRYKPILDDGHQQQFNLPQLIQAHPDYSRQFRWKFSIPVRLWNKLLTYTTLVRRLF is encoded by the coding sequence ATGCCTGCCCCCGTTGTACTTTTTGCGTTCAAACGTCCTCACGAACTGAAACAAACGATTGCGGCTCTGTGCGCCAACAGACTCGCTTCTGAAACAGATTTGTATGTTTTTGTCGACGGCCCCCGGCGTATCGATGAAGTGGCAAAGGTTAAGGCCGTGCGTACGGTAGTTGACAGCATTACCGGGTTCAGATCAGTACAGCGGGTTTATAGCGAAACCAACAACGGGTGTGCCAACTCCATAATATCGGGTGTAACGGACGTTTTAACGCATCATCCGGCAGTGATTGTTCTTGAAGATGATATTGTGACCACACCTAATTTTCTGGAGTTTATGAACCAGAGTCTGGCGCAATATGCTGACAGCACCGATGTATTTTCCGTAGGCGGATACACGTTTCCGTTTAAACGCCCGGCCGGGTATACGGCAGATGGCTACTTATTTCAGCGGACCTGCGCGTGGGGATGGGCAATTTGGGCAGATCGCTGGCAACAGGTCGATTGGGAACTGGCTGACTTTGAGAAGTTCATGGGCAATTCGACCGCCCGTAAACAGTTCAATGCCGGTGGGAGCGATCGGGTACGAATGTTGAGCCGGGCAAAGAACCGGGCTATAGATGCCTGGGATATTCGGCTATGCTATACTGAATTTAAGGTTGGCGGGTACACCATTTACCCAACTGTCTCCAAAACGGTCAACATTGGCGTTGACTCGCCCGATTCAACCACGGAGATTGTATATGACCGCTATAAACCCATTCTGGATGATGGGCATCAGCAACAGTTTAACCTTCCTCAATTAATACAGGCGCATCCAGACTATAGCCGTCAGTTTCGCTGGAAGTTCAGCATTCCAGTTCGGTTGTGGAATAAGCTACTTACCTACACTACACTGGTTCGCCGACTTTTTTAA
- a CDS encoding glycosyl transferase group 1 (PFAM: glycosyl transferase group 1~KEGG: mch:Mchl_5087 glycosyl transferase group 1) has translation MRVLLIHNYYQQRGGEDVIFEQEVDLLRENGIAVETLIFTNDQFDGTMLGNAQSAMQSFFNWQSAKRLDLVIRQFRPDVVHIHNLFYTASAAVIWAAKKRGIPVVMTLHNYRLVCVNGLLMREGEIPCEQCLTRLVALPGVRHACFRDSSVQSAHLSAITLLHKLTGIWQRVDRFLVVTDFARQKMLSSSLTLRPDQLSVKPNFVADAGYVNPIDREDFFLYVGRLTFEKGIGVLLDAARMADFSIDIIGDGPLVSEVIQSAEHTPTIRYRGQQPRQIVLEALKRCRALIVPSLWYEGLPTVILEAFATGTPVICSDQQNLNEIVKDNYSGLLFRAGDSRDLCRVIRDFIQHVPNQQRLAQNAYREFQTRYTRTISLRATLTIYEEVIANRQLFNLVEQPT, from the coding sequence ATGCGCGTATTACTGATTCACAACTATTATCAGCAACGAGGAGGAGAAGATGTTATTTTTGAACAGGAGGTTGACTTACTGCGCGAGAACGGCATTGCTGTGGAAACCCTGATCTTTACCAATGACCAGTTCGATGGAACAATGCTGGGCAACGCCCAATCGGCCATGCAGTCGTTTTTTAACTGGCAGTCAGCTAAACGACTCGACCTGGTCATTCGGCAATTCAGGCCAGACGTTGTACACATTCATAACTTATTTTATACCGCTTCCGCAGCGGTAATCTGGGCTGCAAAAAAACGGGGTATCCCGGTGGTCATGACACTCCATAACTACCGGCTGGTGTGCGTCAACGGGCTGCTTATGCGAGAAGGGGAAATTCCCTGCGAGCAATGTCTGACCAGGTTGGTTGCGCTGCCGGGTGTCCGGCATGCCTGTTTTCGGGATTCCAGCGTGCAATCGGCTCATTTGTCGGCTATTACATTACTGCATAAATTGACAGGCATCTGGCAGCGGGTAGATCGGTTTTTAGTGGTTACAGATTTCGCCCGTCAAAAAATGCTTAGCTCCTCGTTAACGCTTCGGCCGGATCAGTTGAGTGTAAAACCCAATTTTGTAGCTGATGCGGGCTATGTAAATCCGATCGATAGAGAAGACTTTTTCCTGTATGTAGGCCGCCTGACATTTGAGAAGGGCATCGGGGTGCTGCTGGATGCGGCTCGAATGGCTGATTTTTCGATTGATATTATTGGCGATGGGCCGCTGGTATCTGAGGTGATACAAAGTGCGGAGCACACACCGACTATTCGTTATCGGGGTCAGCAACCGCGTCAGATTGTACTGGAAGCCCTCAAACGCTGCCGTGCCCTAATTGTACCTTCTCTTTGGTATGAGGGCTTACCTACCGTAATTCTTGAGGCATTTGCAACGGGTACACCCGTTATCTGCTCGGATCAGCAGAACCTGAACGAAATTGTAAAAGATAACTACAGCGGCCTCTTGTTCCGGGCGGGCGACAGCCGGGATCTTTGCCGGGTGATTCGAGACTTTATTCAGCATGTGCCTAACCAACAACGATTGGCGCAGAATGCTTACCGGGAGTTCCAGACCCGCTACACGCGCACTATTTCGCTGCGGGCAACATTAACCATCTATGAAGAGGTGATCGCCAATCGCCAGTTATTCAATTTGGTAGAGCAGCCAACCTGA
- a CDS encoding Acetyltransferase (isoleucine patch superfamily)- like protein (KEGG: ecv:APECO1_4217 putative capsule O-acetyl transferase), with protein sequence MNQKLKSIVKRNKVLHTFAQILLAVKAKLALPIRGRGNRIINKGVFLQVRIDINGNNNIVDIAEGAFLTNMTIYIRGNNNLLRIGAYCKVKGGCVWFEDDNGQVIIGDHTSIESAHLAVTEPGKRITIGEDCMLSAGIDIRTGDSHSILDTETGKRINYAQDVTIGNHVWIGLNAVLLKGVSIGNNSIISTNAVVTQAIPDHSIAAGVPAKIIKSNVDWLRERTYETE encoded by the coding sequence ATGAATCAGAAACTTAAGTCAATTGTGAAGCGCAATAAAGTATTACACACCTTTGCGCAAATTCTGCTGGCAGTGAAAGCAAAATTGGCCTTACCTATACGGGGACGGGGCAACCGAATTATCAATAAAGGCGTGTTTCTTCAGGTTAGGATCGATATTAATGGCAACAACAACATCGTTGATATTGCGGAGGGGGCTTTCTTAACGAACATGACGATTTATATCAGAGGGAATAATAATCTTCTGCGGATCGGTGCCTACTGCAAGGTCAAAGGGGGATGTGTGTGGTTTGAAGACGACAACGGTCAGGTCATTATAGGCGATCACACCAGTATTGAATCGGCGCACTTAGCCGTTACTGAACCTGGCAAACGCATCACCATCGGCGAGGATTGTATGCTCTCGGCAGGGATCGACATTCGGACTGGCGACTCCCATAGCATTTTAGACACCGAAACGGGGAAGCGAATCAACTACGCCCAGGATGTCACAATTGGCAATCATGTCTGGATTGGCCTGAATGCCGTCCTTCTGAAAGGCGTTTCGATTGGCAACAACTCCATAATTAGTACCAACGCCGTTGTCACTCAAGCGATTCCAGACCATTCGATAGCTGCGGGCGTACCGGCAAAAATTATAAAAAGTAACGTAGACTGGTTGCGGGAACGTACTTATGAGACTGAATAA
- a CDS encoding glycosyl transferase family 2 (PFAM: glycosyl transferase family 2~KEGG: gur:Gura_3779 glycosyl transferase family protein) produces MIYIVIPVHNRRHYTIGCLACLSRQTITAQQVIVVDDGSTDGTTEQIRSSFSDVVVLPGDGSLWWAGATNLGIRYVLQTFNPGDDDFILTLNDDTTIDTTYLESLLSAYQAHKPCIVGSVSVDVKAPQRLLYAGTRLNLLIPDIENWAETRFKNRYDRLKTTAPYLLSDSLPGRGMFIPRAVFDRIGFFDEQRFRHHMADLDFSVRARRAGFPLVVSASSVVHEFTDATGVNLQSPMSLRAFIEALSAIKSPINYRTRYHFAVKHARLPYAYFTVDMLRILLGYLRRQLNVISRQSQ; encoded by the coding sequence ATGATTTATATTGTCATACCGGTACATAATCGCAGGCATTATACGATAGGCTGCCTTGCCTGTTTATCGCGACAAACCATAACGGCGCAACAGGTTATTGTGGTCGACGATGGGTCTACCGACGGTACCACTGAACAGATAAGATCGAGTTTTTCCGATGTAGTAGTACTACCGGGCGACGGCTCCCTCTGGTGGGCTGGGGCTACCAATCTTGGTATCCGGTACGTACTCCAGACGTTCAACCCTGGAGACGACGACTTTATTCTGACTCTAAATGACGACACGACGATTGATACGACTTATCTGGAAAGTCTCCTGAGCGCTTACCAGGCTCATAAACCTTGTATCGTCGGCTCGGTATCGGTCGATGTGAAAGCGCCCCAACGACTATTATACGCCGGTACACGCCTGAATCTGCTCATACCTGACATCGAAAACTGGGCCGAAACCCGCTTTAAGAACAGGTATGATCGTCTAAAAACGACGGCCCCCTATCTTTTGTCTGACAGTTTGCCGGGAAGAGGCATGTTTATCCCCCGAGCTGTTTTCGATAGAATTGGTTTTTTTGACGAACAGCGCTTCCGGCATCATATGGCAGATCTGGATTTTTCAGTTCGTGCGCGCCGGGCAGGTTTTCCACTTGTCGTATCCGCATCCAGCGTCGTCCATGAATTTACTGACGCCACGGGTGTAAACTTACAGTCGCCGATGTCCTTACGGGCGTTCATCGAGGCCTTATCAGCCATAAAATCGCCCATTAACTACCGAACACGGTATCATTTTGCGGTAAAACATGCGAGGTTGCCCTATGCCTACTTTACCGTTGATATGCTTCGGATTTTACTTGGCTATCTGCGTCGACAGCTCAACGTTATCTCCCGTCAAAGTCAGTAG
- a CDS encoding transferase hexapeptide repeat containing protein (PFAM: transferase hexapeptide repeat containing protein~KEGG: rec:RHECIAT_CH0000844 putative fusion protein: glycosyltransferase and acetyltransferase), which produces MPFKLIRFGFRVIRFGWRRSRRVAGALVTRMLFYLNNVPYGSGLESYGIPIVDINDGCSMTIGKSFSINSGRNYNRIGRQQPCFFIADLGGAIQIGNRVGMSCTALVCHNAITIGDDVTIGGNTVIYDTDFHSLEPAQRVRFRDNALAKTAPVVIQNGVFIGAHVTILKGVTIGAHSVIAAGSVVTGTIPPNQIWGGNPAQFIRSLQAQPVYE; this is translated from the coding sequence ATGCCCTTTAAGCTCATACGTTTCGGTTTCAGAGTCATTCGATTTGGATGGCGACGCAGTCGGCGGGTTGCCGGGGCACTGGTTACCCGTATGCTCTTTTACCTGAACAACGTTCCGTACGGTTCGGGCCTGGAAAGCTACGGCATACCAATCGTCGACATCAACGACGGCTGCTCCATGACGATCGGCAAGTCATTTAGCATCAACAGTGGTCGAAATTATAATCGAATCGGCCGACAACAGCCCTGTTTTTTCATTGCTGACCTGGGGGGAGCCATTCAAATTGGCAACCGTGTAGGGATGAGTTGCACGGCGCTGGTTTGCCATAATGCCATTACGATTGGCGACGATGTTACGATTGGGGGTAACACCGTTATTTACGACACGGATTTTCATTCGTTGGAACCTGCTCAGCGAGTCCGCTTCCGGGATAACGCATTGGCCAAAACGGCTCCGGTCGTTATACAAAATGGCGTCTTTATCGGTGCGCATGTTACCATTTTAAAAGGTGTGACCATCGGTGCGCATTCCGTTATTGCGGCCGGTTCAGTCGTTACCGGAACCATTCCGCCCAACCAGATATGGGGAGGCAATCCCGCCCAATTTATTCGTTCACTCCAGGCTCAACCTGTTTATGAGTAA
- a CDS encoding polysaccharide biosynthesis protein (PFAM: polysaccharide biosynthesis protein~KEGG: pin:Ping_0778 polysaccharide biosynthesis protein) — MKPGSLLAKINKPGSIDARSLLIYKNVVQSVVVKGVGILIGFLTIPLTLGYINIQDFGIWMTVTFLTSWFSLIDVSFGNGLRNRLVVFFNTGDVQTARTYVSTLYALSMCIALLLITLFIVIGHYVQWTSVLNIQSPEPRQVNGIITYTLISFSIQLILKPINSILFADQKAAWVGWILLLTNALIVSIIYLGANTFDKSLSAIAHVYNLVPLIVLGLVSVYLFQYVYPKIAPRFTDIDFSLTYELVNLGGKFFILQLISILVFTSGGLFISYFLGSATVGPYSIANKYFSIITILHGILITPYWSAFTDAYVKRDKVWIQQTLRQLNRISVGMALLAGLMLLAANPIFRLWVGTNITVSPMLSLSLMIYVVSFIFLSNYNSLINGTGKIGLLVYVSLVGVILYVGLTTALFRWFEAGPSSVVIAGTIWNVSMLLVCRNEYKRIMYAL, encoded by the coding sequence ATGAAACCAGGATCACTACTCGCTAAAATCAACAAACCGGGGTCTATCGACGCACGTAGCTTGCTCATTTACAAGAACGTAGTGCAATCGGTAGTTGTGAAAGGGGTAGGTATTCTGATTGGGTTTCTAACCATTCCGCTCACACTGGGATACATCAACATTCAGGATTTCGGTATTTGGATGACCGTCACGTTCCTGACGTCCTGGTTCAGTCTTATCGATGTGAGCTTCGGCAACGGCCTGCGCAACAGACTAGTTGTTTTTTTTAATACCGGCGACGTTCAAACAGCCCGAACATACGTAAGCACATTATATGCGTTATCAATGTGTATAGCCTTGCTGCTGATTACCCTGTTCATCGTAATCGGGCATTATGTCCAGTGGACCTCCGTACTGAATATTCAGAGCCCGGAACCCCGGCAGGTCAATGGCATTATCACGTACACGCTGATAAGTTTTAGTATCCAGCTTATTCTTAAACCCATTAACTCAATACTTTTTGCCGATCAAAAAGCGGCCTGGGTGGGCTGGATTTTACTGTTGACCAATGCTCTGATCGTGTCCATCATTTATCTTGGAGCCAATACGTTCGACAAATCACTATCCGCTATCGCCCATGTTTATAATCTGGTTCCCCTCATTGTGCTTGGCCTGGTTTCGGTCTACCTTTTCCAATATGTTTACCCCAAAATCGCTCCCCGTTTCACTGATATTGACTTTTCTCTAACCTATGAGCTAGTTAATCTGGGCGGCAAATTCTTTATTCTTCAACTCATCAGTATCCTGGTATTCACGTCAGGGGGCTTGTTCATCTCTTACTTTCTGGGTTCTGCCACTGTAGGGCCTTATAGTATTGCCAACAAGTATTTCAGCATCATAACGATACTGCATGGCATCCTCATTACCCCTTATTGGTCAGCCTTTACCGATGCATACGTCAAACGCGATAAAGTATGGATTCAGCAAACCTTACGCCAATTGAATCGTATTAGCGTCGGAATGGCGTTACTAGCCGGGTTAATGCTACTGGCTGCCAACCCGATATTTCGGTTGTGGGTTGGAACAAACATTACTGTTTCACCAATGCTATCGCTTTCGCTGATGATTTATGTAGTCAGCTTCATATTTTTAAGCAACTACAATTCATTGATCAATGGAACCGGGAAGATTGGTCTTCTGGTCTACGTTTCATTAGTCGGCGTTATCCTGTATGTCGGTTTAACTACCGCCCTCTTCCGCTGGTTTGAGGCTGGCCCCTCCAGTGTGGTGATTGCCGGAACGATCTGGAATGTGAGTATGCTACTGGTGTGTCGGAACGAGTACAAAAGAATCATGTATGCCCTTTAA
- a CDS encoding sugar transferase (PFAM: sugar transferase~KEGG: mno:Mnod_2163 exopolysaccharide biosynthesis polyprenyl glycosylphosphotransferase), protein MVSNALDPHRIKARVRQPSTSAVNPYKYKRLFDLVVASLVTLLILSWLMPVISLLVVLTSRGPAIFRQTRSGLNGQHFTCYKFRTMQWPASKGPFRQVSKDDSRVTAVGRILRRTNLDEIPQFINVLRGDMSVVGPRPHPIQLDAQFWFSLPGYLHRYSVRPGITGLAQARGCRGETGNPLKMKHRLMYDQFYIRKASTRMDISICLQTLVTMLKGNTDAF, encoded by the coding sequence ATGGTCTCCAACGCCCTGGACCCCCACCGTATAAAAGCCCGCGTCAGGCAACCCAGTACGTCGGCCGTCAATCCGTATAAGTATAAGCGTTTGTTCGATTTAGTGGTGGCCAGCCTGGTCACGCTGTTGATCTTAAGCTGGCTAATGCCGGTCATCAGCCTTTTGGTTGTTCTTACTTCCCGCGGACCAGCTATTTTCAGGCAAACCCGTTCAGGTTTGAATGGCCAGCATTTCACCTGCTACAAATTCCGAACTATGCAGTGGCCAGCCAGTAAAGGGCCATTCCGTCAGGTTTCGAAAGATGATAGCCGCGTAACAGCAGTCGGTAGAATTCTCAGGCGTACGAATCTTGATGAAATACCGCAGTTTATCAATGTGCTACGGGGCGATATGAGCGTTGTTGGGCCACGCCCCCATCCTATCCAGCTGGACGCTCAATTTTGGTTTAGTCTTCCAGGGTATCTGCATCGATACAGTGTCAGACCGGGCATTACAGGGCTGGCTCAGGCGCGGGGATGCCGGGGCGAGACAGGTAACCCCCTAAAAATGAAACACCGGCTGATGTACGATCAGTTTTATATCCGCAAGGCCTCGACAAGAATGGATATCTCTATCTGCCTGCAAACATTAGTGACCATGCTGAAGGGGAATACAGATGCTTTTTAA